The following are encoded in a window of Carassius auratus strain Wakin chromosome 6, ASM336829v1, whole genome shotgun sequence genomic DNA:
- the tns1a gene encoding tensin-1 isoform X2 — MARLNWCLAAVISWGKFLFSCFFPLRAARRDKPEEFEAVHFHTFKSKTFKKAKSCAVCKQALTKEGLVCKECKLSCHKKCEVKVATACESTATTMTTTTTTNYNQESTKSPNMDSKRRPSRSMTLSLMQKMEENNEVDLVYITERIIALSFPGGTEEHKYSVNLREVTSMLRSKHQQHYLLLNLSERRHDINKQNPRVLDFGWPDHHAPALDKICSICKAMDTWLNADLHNVVVLHNKGNWGRTGVVVGAYMHYSNLSTSADQALDRFAMKRFYEDKAMPMGQPSQRRYVHYFAGLLSGHIKINNKPLFLHHVTMHGIPNFESKGGCRPFLKIYQAMQPVYTSGIYNVQGDSHTSICITIEPGLLLKGDILLKCYHKRYQNPSRDVIFRVQFHTCAVHNLALVFTKNDLDETFKADERFPEYGKVEFIFSFGPEKIKGLDHLQNGPSVSVDYNTQDPLIRWDSYENFSRRCEDVKDDVAHSQGPVDGSLYVQVQKKEALEGIVSANGAYSSDRAPPVVEHALPLPVANHPLPAADHALSVSSDSGNSTASVKTDRTDDAQHSLSSSGPVSQAPPETAVSPCENRELEQLLSGSEGPPLLPHQNFLSFANTSTGVGVRHLVPAQVHVNGQAGAERETDIIDDELPESQIGDNSAGSLGTLSSFEGQDTPADSKPVTESTVVEIVERQRGKFLKKDMPVHQLRGSSSAHGLIEYSGQNEGMYRSQSYGGLMLDGGPQYLPQAPERNISSREAVQRGLSAWHQYGLVDDPFFGSNGALPRFPTHVDGPQQDVEQSIDALNMLMLDLEPSHTPFPKSQSAPPGENISAFHPPFAQTLARPSYQADQAIYSVTGGPPLSSSASFGQSSQRSSPAYPMTPLSEHHQRGYQSPQPLSPMYQQDPYSIRGGSVTTPSPTLPLPSPIKPQYVYPGSNEVSYSPDLQGAFPGPQKSYSTSSSPLPPVTIAKEPEPKSEDETLNLEGLVAHRVAGSHSRTVTPDEAMPTMRRRTTSESQYLSSQNDSAAHRVCSPLKPVSPDFANTIAMNPGGQPKEKTVHSYREAFEEMESAPFSPTHSSGGRSGQFALPVTERKAQNPTEALVQQSSSDSDSSDDMEEQHGFVATGVRGGGLISPLQHQSSPAFDRTVPPAHSFNPPQPVNNAISDSFGRQPAFASFPFEPVRAPLFPDTFTYLNPDEATVNIVGVHHVPGSPNTLHRTVATNTPPSPALQRRLGGPSSPALGRRLPTANVGSEPTTPNSPLLGRSGKFIPPSPVLDRHYSPAPVASSPDHKAPPRVQTTPYERHGAESRQSTTTLVQPGPATHSFPLEQSCSLSLFLPLDVTAGSIAENSKSVPTDSIESRKTSTPTQGPAIASIYADGPPDIRINIKFVQDTSKFWYKPEISREQAICILKDREPGAFVIRDSNSFRGAYGLAMKVASPPPTMQQNKKVGDITNELVRHFLIETSAKGVRLKGCPNEPYFGCLSALVYQHAITPLALPCKLMIPTRDPNEEAMELATPTSSTMDLLKQGAGPPKPTEDFYACNVLYINSVEMESLTGPQAVAKAITETLAARSPPTATSVHFKVSTQGITLTDNQRKIFFRRHYPINMITYCNLDPQDRKWNKAEGGVAILFGFVARKQGSTTDNVTHLFAELEPDQSSSTIVHFVSKVMLNTQKP; from the exons AGTGCAAGTTGTCCTGCCATAAGAAATGTGAGGTAAAG GTAGCCACAGCCTGTGAATCTACAGCTACTACAATGACTACAACTACTACAACTAACTACAATCAG GAATCCACAAAGTCTCCCAATATGGACTCCAAACGAAGGCCATCCAGGTCCAT GACCCTAAGTCTGATGCAAAAAATGGAGGAAAATAATGAAGTGGACCTGGTCTACATCACAGAGCGCATCATTGCTCTGTCCTTCCCTGGTGGAACAGAGGAGCATAAATACAGTGTAAATCTGAGGGAGGTGACCAGCATGCTCCGTTCTAAACACCAGCAGCACTATCTA CTGCTTAATCTCAGTGAACGGAGGCATGACATCAACAAGCAGAACCCGAGG GTGCTGGATTTTGGTTGGCCCGATCATCATGCTCCTGCTCTAGACAAAATTTGCAGTATCTGTAAAGCCATGGACACCTGGCTTAATGCAGACCTTCACAATGTGGTGGTACTGCACAACAAG GGAAATTGGGGGAGAACTGGTGTTGTGGTGGGTGCCTATATGCATTACAGTAACTTGTCTACCAG TGCTGACCAGGCATTGGACAGGTTTGCCATGAAGCGATTTTATGAAGATAAAGCCATGCCCATGGGTCAGCCTTCCCAGAGGAG ataTGTGCATTACTTCGCTGGACTCCTTTCTGGCCACATAAAAATCAACAACAAGCCCCTGTTCCTTCACCATGTCACCATGCATGGCATCCCTAATTTTGAGTCTAAAGGAG GTTGCCGACCCTTCCTCAAAATTTATCAAGCAATGCAGCCTGTGTACACATCTGGAATTTA taacgttCAAGGCGACAGCCATACGAGCATCTGTATCACCATTGAGCCTGGCCTGCTATTAAAAGGAGATATACTG CTGAAATGTTATCACAAGCGTTATCAAAACCCCAGTAGGGATGTGATCTTCAGAGTGCAGTTCCACACATGTGCAGTACACAATTTAGCTCTGGTCTTCACCAAAAATGACCTTGATGAGACATTTAAAG CAGATGAAAGATTTCCTGAATATGGAAAGGTGGAGTTTATCTTCTCTTTTGGTCCAGAGAAAATCAAAG GGTTGGATCATCTACAGAACGGACCTAGTGTCTCTGTTGACTACAACACCCAGGATCCCCTGATCCGATGGGACTCTTATGAAAACTTCAGCAGGAGATGTGAAGATGTTAAAGATG ATGTTGCTCATTCTCAAGGTCCAGTGGACGGCAGCCTTTACGTCCAGGTTCAGAAGAAAGAAGCTCTTGAGGGAATTGTTTCAGCCAATGGTGCTTATTCATCTGACCGTGCTCCTCCTGTAGTTGAACACGCACTTCCTCTTCCAGTTGCCAATCATCCTCTACCAGCTGCAGACCATGCTCTTTCTGTCAGCAGTGACTCAGGAAACTCTACTGCTTCTGTTAAGACAGACCGCACAGATGATGCTCAACATTCTTTGTCATCCTCAGGGCCTGTGAGCCAAGCTCCCCCTGAGACTGCAGTTAGCCCTTGTGAGAATCGAGAGTTGGAACAGCTTCTGAGTGGGTCAGAGGGACCACCACTTCTCCCTCATCAGAATTTCCTCTCTTTTGCCAACACAAGCACAGGGGTTGGTGTACGGCACCTTGTGCCTGCCCAGGTCCACGTTAACGGACAAGCTGGTGCTGAGCGTGAAACTGACATCATTGACGACGAGCTCCCAGAAAGTCAGATAGGAGATAACAGTGCAGGCAGTCTTGGCACACTCTCCTCCTTTGAGGGTCAAGATACACCAGCTGACAGCAAACCAGTCACTGAGTCCACTGTAGTTGAAATAGTTGAGAGACAGCGTGGGAAATTCCTTAAAAAGGATATGCCTGTGCACCAACTCCGAGGGTCATCATCAGCACATGGACTGATAGAGTACAGTGGGCAGAATGAAGGAATGTATCGCTCGCAGTCATATGGTGGTCTAATGCTGGATGGAGGACCTCAGTACTTGCCACAAGCTCCTGAACGTAACATCAGCAGCCGAGAGGCAGTGCAGCGAGGGCTCAGTGCTTGGCATCAATATGGTCTTGTTGATGATCCCTTCTTTGGCTCGAATGGTGCCCTGCCACGCTTCCCAACTCATGTAGATGGTCCACAGCAAGATGTAGAACAGTCTATAGATGCCCTAAACATGCTCATGCTTGACTTGGAGCCTTCACATACACCATTTCCCAAATCTCAGAGTGCTCCCCCAGGAGAGAACATCTCAGCTTTCCATCCACCATTTGCTCAGACACTAGCTAGACCGTCTTACCAGGCTGACCAGGCCATCTATAGTGTCACTGGTGGGCCACCTCTCTCATCCTCTGCCAGTTTTGGCCAGTCCTCACAAAGATCATCACCTGCTTACCCCATGACTCCACTTTCTGAGCACCATCAGAGGGGCTACCAGTCCCCTCAGCCCCTTTCACCTATGTATCAGCAAGATCCCTATAGCATCCGTGGAGGTTCAGTTACAACACCATCACCAACTTTACCCCTCCCATCTCCAATCAAGCCCCAGTATGTCTACCCAGGAAGCAACGAGGTGTCTTACTCTCCAGACCTTCAGGGCGCTTTCCCAGGCCCTCAGAAAAGCTACAGCACATCATCATCCCCACTGCCCCCTGTTACCATTGCAAAAGAACCTGAGCCAAAGTCTGAGGATGAGACGCTGAACCTTGAGGGACTTGTGGCCCACCGTGTGGCAG GATCACATTCACGTACAGTAACCCCAGATGAAGCCATGCCAACTATGCGCCGACGAACCACAAGTGAAAGCCAGTACCTCAGCAGCCAAAATGACAGTGCAGCCCACAGAGTGTGCTCTCCATTGAAACCTGTATCTCCAGACTTTGCCAACACAATTGCAATGAACCCAGGTGGACAACCTAAGGAG AAAACAGTGCATAGCTACAGAGAGGCCTTTGAGGAGATGGAATCAGCTCCTTTTAGTCCTACCCACAGTAGTGGTG gCCGTTCTGGTCAGTTCGCTCTTCCAGTCACAGAAAGGAAGGCACAGAATCCTACAGAAGCTCTAGTACAACAAAGCAGTTCAG ATTCTGATTCTAGTGATGATATGGAAG agCAACATGGTTTTGTGGCAACAGGAGTCAGAGGAGGGGGATTGATTTCTCCTTTGCAACATCAATCTTCACCTGCTTTTGATAGAACAGTTCCTCCTGCCCACTCTTTCAACCCACCTCAACCTGTCAACAATGCTATTTCTGATAG TTTTGGAAGGCAGCCTGCCTTTGCATCATTTCCATTTGAGCCCGTCCGGGCTCCTCTTTTCCCAGACACCTTTACTTACCTTAACCCTGATGAAGCTACTGTTAACATTGTGGGTGTTCATCATGTTCCAGGAAGCCCAAACACACTCCACCGTACAGTTGCCACCAATACACCTCCAAGTCCTGCCCTTCAACGCAGGCTTGGTGGTCCAAGTAGCCCTGCTTTGGGACGACGTCTACCAACAGCCAATGTCGGCAGTGAACCAACCACTCCCAACAGCCCTCTTTTGGGTCGCAGCGGCAAGTTCATCCCGCCAAGCCCTGTGCTAGACCGCCATTACTCGCCTGCTCCAGTTGCTTCTAGCCCAGATCACAAAGCCCCACCTAGGGTTCAGACCACCCCATATGAGAGACATGGAGCAGAGTCCAGGCAAAGCACCACTACTTTGGTTCAGCCTGGACCTGCTACCCATTCATTTCCCCTAGAGCAATCCTGTAGCCTCTCATTGTTCCTACCCCTGGATGTAACAGCAGGATCCATTGCAGAGAATTCTAAAAGTGTTCCAACAGACAGCATAGAAAGTAGGAAAACATCCACTCCTACACAAGGACCTGCAATTGCCTCAATATATG CAGATGGACCTCCAGATATAAGAATCAATATCAAATTTGTTCAAGATACATCCAAATTTTGGTACAAACCAGAAATCTCCAGGGAACAAG CCATTTGTATTCTTAAAGATCGTGAACCAGGAGCATTTGTCATTCGAGACAGTAACTCTTTCAGAGGAGCATATGGCTTAGCCATGAAAGTAGCCTCTCCCCCTCCTACAATGCAGCAGAACAAGAAAG TTGGTGACATCACAAATGAGTTGGTACGACACTTCTTGATTGAAACCAGTGCCAAAGGCGTGAGACTTAAGGGTTGCCCAAACGAGCCCTACtttg GGTGTCTGTCGGCTCTCGTATATCAACACGCAATCACACCTCTGGCTCTTCCATGCAAGCTTATGATCCCTACAAGAG ATCCAAATGAAGAGGCCATGGAGCTAGCCACGCCAACAAGTTCAACCATGGATTTGTTAAAACAGGGAGCAG GACCTCCTAAACCTACTGAAGATTTTTATG CATGTAATGTTTTGTACATAAACTCTGTGGAAATGGAATCACTTACTGGTCCTCAGGCTGTGGCCAAAGCCATTACTGAAACACTTGCTGCCAGATCTCCTCCTACAGCAACCAGTGTCCACTTCAAAGTGTCCACACAGGGCATCACACTCACTGACAATCAGAGGAA GATTTTTTTCCGTCGTCATTACCCAATCAACATGATCACTTACTGCAATTTGGACCCACAAGACAGAAA GTGGAATAAAGCAGAAGGTGGTGTAGCAAT ACTATTTGGGTTTGTGGCTCGAAAACAAGGAAGCACGACTGACAATGTGACTCATCTGTTTGCTGAGCTGGAACCAGATCAGTCTTCTTCAACCATTGTCCATTTTGTCTCCAAAGTCATGCTGAACACCCAGAAACCTTGA
- the tns1a gene encoding tensin-1 isoform X1: MARLNWCLAAVISWGKFLFSCFFPLRAARRDKPEEFEAVHFHTFKSKTFKKAKSCAVCKQALTKEGLVCKECKLSCHKKCEVKVATACESTATTMTTTTTTNYNQESTKSPNMDSKRRPSRSMTLSLMQKMEENNEVDLVYITERIIALSFPGGTEEHKYSVNLREVTSMLRSKHQQHYLLLNLSERRHDINKQNPRVLDFGWPDHHAPALDKICSICKAMDTWLNADLHNVVVLHNKGNWGRTGVVVGAYMHYSNLSTSADQALDRFAMKRFYEDKAMPMGQPSQRRYVHYFAGLLSGHIKINNKPLFLHHVTMHGIPNFESKGGCRPFLKIYQAMQPVYTSGIYNVQGDSHTSICITIEPGLLLKGDILLKCYHKRYQNPSRDVIFRVQFHTCAVHNLALVFTKNDLDETFKDERFPEYGKVEFIFSFGPEKIKGLDHLQNGPSVSVDYNTQDPLIRWDSYENFSRRCEDVKDDVAHSQGPVDGSLYVQVQKKEALEGIVSANGAYSSDRAPPVVEHALPLPVANHPLPAADHALSVSSDSGNSTASVKTDRTDDAQHSLSSSGPVSQAPPETAVSPCENRELEQLLSGSEGPPLLPHQNFLSFANTSTGVGVRHLVPAQVHVNGQAGAERETDIIDDELPESQIGDNSAGSLGTLSSFEGQDTPADSKPVTESTVVEIVERQRGKFLKKDMPVHQLRGSSSAHGLIEYSGQNEGMYRSQSYGGLMLDGGPQYLPQAPERNISSREAVQRGLSAWHQYGLVDDPFFGSNGALPRFPTHVDGPQQDVEQSIDALNMLMLDLEPSHTPFPKSQSAPPGENISAFHPPFAQTLARPSYQADQAIYSVTGGPPLSSSASFGQSSQRSSPAYPMTPLSEHHQRGYQSPQPLSPMYQQDPYSIRGGSVTTPSPTLPLPSPIKPQYVYPGSNEVSYSPDLQGAFPGPQKSYSTSSSPLPPVTIAKEPEPKSEDETLNLEGLVAHRVAEYNARIRGISNSMPFRSEHHRSYSFSGSHSRTVTPDEAMPTMRRRTTSESQYLSSQNDSAAHRVCSPLKPVSPDFANTIAMNPGGQPKEKTVHSYREAFEEMESAPFSPTHSSGGRSGQFALPVTERKAQNPTEALVQQSSSDSDSSDDMEEQHGFVATGVRGGGLISPLQHQSSPAFDRTVPPAHSFNPPQPVNNAISDSFGRQPAFASFPFEPVRAPLFPDTFTYLNPDEATVNIVGVHHVPGSPNTLHRTVATNTPPSPALQRRLGGPSSPALGRRLPTANVGSEPTTPNSPLLGRSGKFIPPSPVLDRHYSPAPVASSPDHKAPPRVQTTPYERHGAESRQSTTTLVQPGPATHSFPLEQSCSLSLFLPLDVTAGSIAENSKSVPTDSIESRKTSTPTQGPAIASIYADGPPDIRINIKFVQDTSKFWYKPEISREQAICILKDREPGAFVIRDSNSFRGAYGLAMKVASPPPTMQQNKKVGDITNELVRHFLIETSAKGVRLKGCPNEPYFGCLSALVYQHAITPLALPCKLMIPTRDPNEEAMELATPTSSTMDLLKQGAGPPKPTEDFYACNVLYINSVEMESLTGPQAVAKAITETLAARSPPTATSVHFKVSTQGITLTDNQRKIFFRRHYPINMITYCNLDPQDRKWNKAEGGVAILFGFVARKQGSTTDNVTHLFAELEPDQSSSTIVHFVSKVMLNTQKP; encoded by the exons AGTGCAAGTTGTCCTGCCATAAGAAATGTGAGGTAAAG GTAGCCACAGCCTGTGAATCTACAGCTACTACAATGACTACAACTACTACAACTAACTACAATCAG GAATCCACAAAGTCTCCCAATATGGACTCCAAACGAAGGCCATCCAGGTCCAT GACCCTAAGTCTGATGCAAAAAATGGAGGAAAATAATGAAGTGGACCTGGTCTACATCACAGAGCGCATCATTGCTCTGTCCTTCCCTGGTGGAACAGAGGAGCATAAATACAGTGTAAATCTGAGGGAGGTGACCAGCATGCTCCGTTCTAAACACCAGCAGCACTATCTA CTGCTTAATCTCAGTGAACGGAGGCATGACATCAACAAGCAGAACCCGAGG GTGCTGGATTTTGGTTGGCCCGATCATCATGCTCCTGCTCTAGACAAAATTTGCAGTATCTGTAAAGCCATGGACACCTGGCTTAATGCAGACCTTCACAATGTGGTGGTACTGCACAACAAG GGAAATTGGGGGAGAACTGGTGTTGTGGTGGGTGCCTATATGCATTACAGTAACTTGTCTACCAG TGCTGACCAGGCATTGGACAGGTTTGCCATGAAGCGATTTTATGAAGATAAAGCCATGCCCATGGGTCAGCCTTCCCAGAGGAG ataTGTGCATTACTTCGCTGGACTCCTTTCTGGCCACATAAAAATCAACAACAAGCCCCTGTTCCTTCACCATGTCACCATGCATGGCATCCCTAATTTTGAGTCTAAAGGAG GTTGCCGACCCTTCCTCAAAATTTATCAAGCAATGCAGCCTGTGTACACATCTGGAATTTA taacgttCAAGGCGACAGCCATACGAGCATCTGTATCACCATTGAGCCTGGCCTGCTATTAAAAGGAGATATACTG CTGAAATGTTATCACAAGCGTTATCAAAACCCCAGTAGGGATGTGATCTTCAGAGTGCAGTTCCACACATGTGCAGTACACAATTTAGCTCTGGTCTTCACCAAAAATGACCTTGATGAGACATTTAAAG ATGAAAGATTTCCTGAATATGGAAAGGTGGAGTTTATCTTCTCTTTTGGTCCAGAGAAAATCAAAG GGTTGGATCATCTACAGAACGGACCTAGTGTCTCTGTTGACTACAACACCCAGGATCCCCTGATCCGATGGGACTCTTATGAAAACTTCAGCAGGAGATGTGAAGATGTTAAAGATG ATGTTGCTCATTCTCAAGGTCCAGTGGACGGCAGCCTTTACGTCCAGGTTCAGAAGAAAGAAGCTCTTGAGGGAATTGTTTCAGCCAATGGTGCTTATTCATCTGACCGTGCTCCTCCTGTAGTTGAACACGCACTTCCTCTTCCAGTTGCCAATCATCCTCTACCAGCTGCAGACCATGCTCTTTCTGTCAGCAGTGACTCAGGAAACTCTACTGCTTCTGTTAAGACAGACCGCACAGATGATGCTCAACATTCTTTGTCATCCTCAGGGCCTGTGAGCCAAGCTCCCCCTGAGACTGCAGTTAGCCCTTGTGAGAATCGAGAGTTGGAACAGCTTCTGAGTGGGTCAGAGGGACCACCACTTCTCCCTCATCAGAATTTCCTCTCTTTTGCCAACACAAGCACAGGGGTTGGTGTACGGCACCTTGTGCCTGCCCAGGTCCACGTTAACGGACAAGCTGGTGCTGAGCGTGAAACTGACATCATTGACGACGAGCTCCCAGAAAGTCAGATAGGAGATAACAGTGCAGGCAGTCTTGGCACACTCTCCTCCTTTGAGGGTCAAGATACACCAGCTGACAGCAAACCAGTCACTGAGTCCACTGTAGTTGAAATAGTTGAGAGACAGCGTGGGAAATTCCTTAAAAAGGATATGCCTGTGCACCAACTCCGAGGGTCATCATCAGCACATGGACTGATAGAGTACAGTGGGCAGAATGAAGGAATGTATCGCTCGCAGTCATATGGTGGTCTAATGCTGGATGGAGGACCTCAGTACTTGCCACAAGCTCCTGAACGTAACATCAGCAGCCGAGAGGCAGTGCAGCGAGGGCTCAGTGCTTGGCATCAATATGGTCTTGTTGATGATCCCTTCTTTGGCTCGAATGGTGCCCTGCCACGCTTCCCAACTCATGTAGATGGTCCACAGCAAGATGTAGAACAGTCTATAGATGCCCTAAACATGCTCATGCTTGACTTGGAGCCTTCACATACACCATTTCCCAAATCTCAGAGTGCTCCCCCAGGAGAGAACATCTCAGCTTTCCATCCACCATTTGCTCAGACACTAGCTAGACCGTCTTACCAGGCTGACCAGGCCATCTATAGTGTCACTGGTGGGCCACCTCTCTCATCCTCTGCCAGTTTTGGCCAGTCCTCACAAAGATCATCACCTGCTTACCCCATGACTCCACTTTCTGAGCACCATCAGAGGGGCTACCAGTCCCCTCAGCCCCTTTCACCTATGTATCAGCAAGATCCCTATAGCATCCGTGGAGGTTCAGTTACAACACCATCACCAACTTTACCCCTCCCATCTCCAATCAAGCCCCAGTATGTCTACCCAGGAAGCAACGAGGTGTCTTACTCTCCAGACCTTCAGGGCGCTTTCCCAGGCCCTCAGAAAAGCTACAGCACATCATCATCCCCACTGCCCCCTGTTACCATTGCAAAAGAACCTGAGCCAAAGTCTGAGGATGAGACGCTGAACCTTGAGGGACTTGTGGCCCACCGTGTGGCAG AGTACAACGCCCGCATCCGGGGCATCTCCAATAGCATGCCCTTCCGGTCTGAACATCATCGTTCCTATTCCTTCTCTG GATCACATTCACGTACAGTAACCCCAGATGAAGCCATGCCAACTATGCGCCGACGAACCACAAGTGAAAGCCAGTACCTCAGCAGCCAAAATGACAGTGCAGCCCACAGAGTGTGCTCTCCATTGAAACCTGTATCTCCAGACTTTGCCAACACAATTGCAATGAACCCAGGTGGACAACCTAAGGAG AAAACAGTGCATAGCTACAGAGAGGCCTTTGAGGAGATGGAATCAGCTCCTTTTAGTCCTACCCACAGTAGTGGTG gCCGTTCTGGTCAGTTCGCTCTTCCAGTCACAGAAAGGAAGGCACAGAATCCTACAGAAGCTCTAGTACAACAAAGCAGTTCAG ATTCTGATTCTAGTGATGATATGGAAG agCAACATGGTTTTGTGGCAACAGGAGTCAGAGGAGGGGGATTGATTTCTCCTTTGCAACATCAATCTTCACCTGCTTTTGATAGAACAGTTCCTCCTGCCCACTCTTTCAACCCACCTCAACCTGTCAACAATGCTATTTCTGATAG TTTTGGAAGGCAGCCTGCCTTTGCATCATTTCCATTTGAGCCCGTCCGGGCTCCTCTTTTCCCAGACACCTTTACTTACCTTAACCCTGATGAAGCTACTGTTAACATTGTGGGTGTTCATCATGTTCCAGGAAGCCCAAACACACTCCACCGTACAGTTGCCACCAATACACCTCCAAGTCCTGCCCTTCAACGCAGGCTTGGTGGTCCAAGTAGCCCTGCTTTGGGACGACGTCTACCAACAGCCAATGTCGGCAGTGAACCAACCACTCCCAACAGCCCTCTTTTGGGTCGCAGCGGCAAGTTCATCCCGCCAAGCCCTGTGCTAGACCGCCATTACTCGCCTGCTCCAGTTGCTTCTAGCCCAGATCACAAAGCCCCACCTAGGGTTCAGACCACCCCATATGAGAGACATGGAGCAGAGTCCAGGCAAAGCACCACTACTTTGGTTCAGCCTGGACCTGCTACCCATTCATTTCCCCTAGAGCAATCCTGTAGCCTCTCATTGTTCCTACCCCTGGATGTAACAGCAGGATCCATTGCAGAGAATTCTAAAAGTGTTCCAACAGACAGCATAGAAAGTAGGAAAACATCCACTCCTACACAAGGACCTGCAATTGCCTCAATATATG CAGATGGACCTCCAGATATAAGAATCAATATCAAATTTGTTCAAGATACATCCAAATTTTGGTACAAACCAGAAATCTCCAGGGAACAAG CCATTTGTATTCTTAAAGATCGTGAACCAGGAGCATTTGTCATTCGAGACAGTAACTCTTTCAGAGGAGCATATGGCTTAGCCATGAAAGTAGCCTCTCCCCCTCCTACAATGCAGCAGAACAAGAAAG TTGGTGACATCACAAATGAGTTGGTACGACACTTCTTGATTGAAACCAGTGCCAAAGGCGTGAGACTTAAGGGTTGCCCAAACGAGCCCTACtttg GGTGTCTGTCGGCTCTCGTATATCAACACGCAATCACACCTCTGGCTCTTCCATGCAAGCTTATGATCCCTACAAGAG ATCCAAATGAAGAGGCCATGGAGCTAGCCACGCCAACAAGTTCAACCATGGATTTGTTAAAACAGGGAGCAG GACCTCCTAAACCTACTGAAGATTTTTATG CATGTAATGTTTTGTACATAAACTCTGTGGAAATGGAATCACTTACTGGTCCTCAGGCTGTGGCCAAAGCCATTACTGAAACACTTGCTGCCAGATCTCCTCCTACAGCAACCAGTGTCCACTTCAAAGTGTCCACACAGGGCATCACACTCACTGACAATCAGAGGAA GATTTTTTTCCGTCGTCATTACCCAATCAACATGATCACTTACTGCAATTTGGACCCACAAGACAGAAA GTGGAATAAAGCAGAAGGTGGTGTAGCAAT ACTATTTGGGTTTGTGGCTCGAAAACAAGGAAGCACGACTGACAATGTGACTCATCTGTTTGCTGAGCTGGAACCAGATCAGTCTTCTTCAACCATTGTCCATTTTGTCTCCAAAGTCATGCTGAACACCCAGAAACCTTGA